The following proteins are encoded in a genomic region of Vanessa cardui chromosome W, ilVanCard2.1, whole genome shotgun sequence:
- the LOC124542774 gene encoding uncharacterized protein LOC124542774 — protein sequence MVAVIHGVKYIFVDTNLFDFNAKSTAWGSPVTDVRGEALEEWAVSLGLTPMNSGSESTPPCSRLEGGDGGGDHRYIRFDVSAVPVSAHATVGQSSGPRWKLSPLDSQLAKEAAIVESWGTAPDSVVQVDREAARLGSALSRVCDAAMPRAKPLPPRRRVYWWQPELRQLRRACVAARRQYARCRRRRVRDHNLEAALYTAYREACVTLQKAISRAKEEAWREWLATLDADPWGRPYRLVRQKLRPLAPPLTSTLQPDVLESVVGALFSERGEFIPPSMAPLNDHDNSIRRPPSPRRNYVLLSSSSGLKGQPRGPTAFQDVL from the exons ATGGTAGCGGTGATCCACGG AGTGAAATACATCTTTGTCGATACTAATCTTTTTGACTTCAATGCCAAATcaacggcttggggttcccctgtGACGGATGTCAGGGGCGAGGCGTTGGAGGAGTGGGCCGTGTCGCTGGGACTCACCCCCATGAACAGCGGATCagagagcac cccgccgtgttcgagGCTGGAGGGTGGAGACGGAGGTGGAGACCACCGATACATCCGGTTtgatgtctccgcggttcccGTTTCCGCCCATGCCACTGTCGGTCAGTCGAGTGGCCCTCGCTGGAAGCTAAGTCCTCTCGATAGTCAGCTGGCAAAAGAGGCGGCGATCGTCGAAAGCTGGGGGACCGCTCCTGACTCTGTGGTGCAAGTCGACCGAGAGGCTGCTCGACTCGGCAGTGCGCTGTCCCGCGTCTGCGACGCTGCGATGCCGCGGGCCAAACCGCTCCCGCCGCGTCGACGAGTGTACTGGTGGCAGCCGGAACTCCGCCAACTGCGCAGAGCCTGTGTGGCTGCTCGCCGCCAGTACGCACGGTGCAGGAGGAGAAGAGTCCGTGACCACAATCTGGAGGCGGCCCTTTACACCGCCTACAGAGAAGCCTGCGTCACCCTGCAGAAAGCCATATCCCGTGCTAAGGAGGAGGCATGGCGTGAATGGCTGGCGACCCTCGACGCCGATCCGTGGGGCAGACCGTACCGGTTGGTGAGGCAGAAGCTCCGACCCTTGGCTCCTCCACTCACCAGCACCCTTCAGCCAGACGTCCTGGAGAGTGTCGTCGGTGCTCTCTTTTCGGAGCGGGGAGAATTTATACCACCTTCGATGGCGCCTCTCAACGATCACGACAACTCGATCAGGCGTCCCCCGTCACCGAGGCGGAATTATGTGCTGCTGTCGTCAAGCTCGGGTCTAAAAGGACAGCCCCGGGgcccgacggcattccaggaCGTGCTCTAG